In the genome of Tetrapisispora phaffii CBS 4417 chromosome 14, complete genome, one region contains:
- the AVT1 gene encoding Avt1p (similar to Saccharomyces cerevisiae AVT1 (YJR001W); ancestral locus Anc_5.220): MSNKNRNTDSDLTRTEISPRSNVQYISIPVNRNVTNDSRRNDSELLLNDSTSVFSSSSSINSAANPSQDRNDIENNGNLSKQRRKSILDYPIGSFKGVNSIGRFASSLNRAHSFKTIDMHHNVERSFFKDSNDQLYDPVTLAPSKLGRRLSSTLNKVNLRNVANNSNLNGISARPNVTNVDDTFNHSDINNSVDYGSISRQTSQHSLLRHSISIANSIRTTNNLNELENDTTTNNDAMIVRQVQDKDGKVIHVLAGQSTAPQTIFNSINVLIGLGLLALPLGLRHAGWIFGLTLLTVFATGTFCSAELLSRCLDTDPTLMSYADLGYAAFGSKGRLLISCLFTTDLLGCGVSLIILFGDSLNALFPRYSVTFFKIIGFFIVTPPVFLPLSILSNISLLGILATIGTLVTLIICGILKHDQPGSLVDPMPTNLWPENFQNLCLSIGLLSACWGGHAVFPNLKTDMRHPEKFKDCLKTTYKITFITDFGTAIIGFLMFGDLVLGEITTNIMLQNGYPNSVYLLLSALMAIIPIAKTPLNARPIISILDFAFGVQNVESDYKGRRLYFAKLQKFGNRIFINVLFVIIAILFPKFDKLIAFLGAGLCFTICLILPCLFYLRICKNTIRPWERIACKITIVVSIIFGSFGIGAAIMS, encoded by the coding sequence ATgtctaataaaaatagaaataCAGATTCTGATTTGACAAGAACTGAAATTAGTCCAAGATCAAACGTTCAATATATTTCGATTCCAGTAAACAGAAATGTTACTAATGATTCAAGGAGAAATGATAGTGaacttttattaaatgattcAACCTCtgtattttcttcttcttcatcaatcAATTCAGCTGCTAATCCGTCACAAGATAGAAATGATATAGAGAATAACGGTAATTTAAGCAAACAGAGAAGGAAATCTATATTAGATTACCCTATAGGTTCTTTCAAAGGTGTTAATTCCATTGGTAGATTTGCAAGTTCACTAAATAGAGCTCACTCctttaaaacaattgatatGCATCATAATGTTGAAAGatcttttttcaaagattCAAACGATCAATTATATGATCCAGTCACTTTAGCTCCATCAAAATTAGGTAGAAGATTATCATCTACATTAAATAAGGTAAATTTGAGAAATGTtgcaaataattcaaatttaaatggtATATCTGCGAGACCTAATGTTACTAATGTTGACGATACATTCAACCATTcagatataaataattctgtAGATTATGGGAGTATATCAAGACAAACTAGTCAACATTCTTTATTACGTCATTCCATATCAATTGCAAACTCTATTAGGACTACAAATAATCtaaatgaattagaaaatgatacTACTACTAATAACGATGCAATGATCGTTAGACAAGTCCAAGATAAAGACGGTAAAGTCATACATGTTCTTGCGGGTCAATCAACAGCTCCACAAACTATCTTTAATTCTATTAATGTTTTAATAGGATTAGGTTTATTAGCTTTGCCACTAGGCTTAAGGCATGCTGGCTGGATTTTTGGCTTAACATTACTAACAGTTTTTGCAACGGGTACTTTTTGTAGTGCTGAATTACTATCTAGATGTTTAGACACAGATCCGACGTTGATGTCATATGCTGATTTAGGTTATGCTGCGTTTGGATCAAAAGGAcgtttattaatttcatgCCTTTTTACAACTGATCTCTTAGGTTGCGGTGtttctttaattattttatttggtGATTCTTTGAATGCTCTGTTCCCAAGATATTCAGTgacatttttcaaaattattggatTTTTCATTGTTACTCCACCAGTATTTTTGCCATTAAGTATTCTATCAAATATCTCATTATTGGGTATTTTGGCGACTATCGGTACTCTTGTCACTTTAATCATATGTGGTATTTTGAAACACGATCAACCAGGTTCCTTAGTTGACCCCATGCCAACTAATTTATGGCCTGaaaactttcaaaatttatgTTTATCTATTGGGTTGCTTAGTGCTTGTTGGGGTGGTCACGCAGTTTTCccaaatttaaaaactGATATGAGACATcctgaaaaatttaaagactGTTTAAAGACAACTTATAaaattacttttattaCTGATTTTGGCACTGCAATCATTGGGTTTTTAATGTTTGGTGATTTAGTTCTTGGTGAAATTACTACAAATATTATGCTTCAAAATGGTTATCCAAATTcagtttatttattattatcagcATTAATGGCAATTATTCCTATTGCAAAGACACCTTTGAATGCAAGACCcattatttcaatattagaTTTTGCTTTTGGTGTGCAAAATGTAGAATCTGACTATAAAGGTAGGAGATTATATTTTGctaaattacaaaaatttggaaacagaattttcattaatgtCCTATTTGTCATTATCGCTATTTTATTCCCAAAATTTGACAAATTAATTGCATTCTTGGGAGCAGGTTTATGTTTTAcaatttgtttaattttaccttgtttattttacttAAGAATCTGCAAGAATACCATTAGACCATGGGAAAGAATAGCATGCAAGATTACTATAGTAGTAAGTATCATTTTTGGTTCCTTTGGTATTGGCGCTGCAATCATgtcataa
- the MPP10 gene encoding rRNA-processing protein MPP10 (similar to Saccharomyces cerevisiae MPP10 (YJR002W); ancestral locus Anc_5.221) gives MTDFIDTIKEEPTDIFSKHASAPLPLVKSYLDNVIQLYKSENASAKSDIDEVVIEGLDANQVWWQTKLVLDKVEGDLMERIQELKDIINLKDDPISSSEDDLEQSIQDEDNDDDDDDDDDEKEEEEEEEEEEEEKEEDVKVKGAVDVTEDKTNTNKEMNDIKSDKEDSEEFEAESHGLNDRFFNLEEFNRQTLNAENNLDAELEEGEDEEDIDYFGDIPSEEEEEAIYYDDFFDKPNQKGKPTHNKNKRKAGKEAEDDMIFNESDYEEAVDAAKLDLFAEEEEEEVDDNEEKLSTFEKQQLEIQKQILVLEDEAVAEKKWTLKGEVNAQNRPEDALLTEDLEFDRTAKPVPVITSEVTETLEDMIRKRIQVGEFDDLQRRIITDMSLKPRRPEFELSDTKSSKSLAEIYEADAQGIKADDEISEEMQKSHNEITELFNDLFFKLDALSSAHFIPKPIKQKFEVRVETAAIAMEDAQPLTMSNASTLAPQEIYKPGKSDNANEIRLNNGTVMSRDELTREDKTRLRRAAKRKRSKALSNGDQKKKKQSKKDSVIETLSKAKNITVINKKGEHHDVRGNVKSSGQSNQNLKL, from the coding sequence ATGACCGACTTTATTGATACAATTAAAGAAGAACCTACTGacatattttcaaaacatGCAAGTGCACCATTACCGTTAGTCAAGTCTTATTTAGATAATGTTATCCAGCTCTATAAATCTGAAAACGCCTCTGCTAAATCTGACATCGATGAAGTCGTTATTGAAGGTCTAGATGCCAACCAAGTTTGGTGGCAAACAAAATTGGTTTTGGACAAAGTTGAAGGTGATTTGATGGAAAGAATCCAGGAATTAAAGGATATCATCAACTTAAAAGATGATCCAATTAGCAGCTCCGAAGATGATTTAGAACAAAGTATTcaagatgaagataatgatgatgatgatgatgatgatgatgatgaaaaagaagaagaagaagaagaagaagaagaagaagaagagaaagaagaagatgtcAAAGTTAAGGGGGCTGTCGATGTTACTGAAGATAAAACCAATACCAACAAAGAAAtgaatgatattaaaagcGATAAAGAGGATTCAGAAGAATTTGAAGCTGAAAGTCATGGCTTAAATGAcagatttttcaatttagaAGAATTCAATAGACAAACTTTAAATGCTGAGAATAATCTAGATGCTGAACTCGAAGAAGGCGAGGACGAAGAAGATATAGATTATTTTGGTGATATTCCATccgaagaagaagaagaagccATTTACTATGATGATTTCTTTGATAAGCCAAATCAAAAGGGAAAGCCAACTCATAATAAGAATAAGAGGAAAGCAGGAAAGGAAGCTGAAGATGACATGATATTTAACGAGAGTGACTATGAGGAAGCTGTCGATGCAGCCAAGTTAGATTTATTTGctgaggaagaagaagaagaagttgatGACAATGAAGAAAAGCTCTCAACGTTCGAAAAGCAACAGTTAGAGATTCAGAAACAAATTTTAGTTTTAGAAGATGAAGCAGTAGCTGAAAAGAAGTGGACACTAAAGGGTGAAGTAAATGCTCAAAACCGTCCAGAAGATGCTCTGTTAACCGAAGACTTAGAATTTGATAGAACTGCCAAACCTGTTCCAGTGATAACAAGTGAAGTTACAGAAACGTTGGAAGATATgattagaaaaagaattcaaGTGGGTGAATTCGATGACCTACAGAGACGTATAATTACCGACATGTCATTGAAGCCAAGAAGACCTGAATTCGAATTAAGTGACACAAAATCTTCTAAATCCTTAGCTGAAATATATGAAGCTGATGCGCAAGGTATCAAAGCTGATGATGAAATTTCTGAAGAAATGCAAAAATCACATAACGAGATAACAGAATTGTTTAACgatcttttctttaaaCTTGATGCGCTATCTTCTGCTCATTTCATTCCAAAACCTATTAAACAGAAATTTGAAGTTAGAGTAGAGACTGCTGCTATAGCCATGGAAGATGCCCAACCTTTAACAATGTCTAATGCATCAACTTTGGCACCAcaagaaatatataaacctGGGAAATCAGACAATGCCAATGAAATCAGATTAAATAATGGTACCGTTATGTCCAGAGATGAATTGACAAGAGAAGATAAAACAAGATTACGTAGAGCTGCTAAGCGTAAGAGATCAAAAGCTCTGTCAAATGGAGAccagaagaaaaagaagcaAAGTAAAAAGGATAGTGTTATTGAAACCTTATCTAAAGCAAAGAATATTACCGTTATTAACAAGAAGGGTGAGCATCATGACGTTAGAGGTAACGTAAAATCCTCAGGCCAATCTAACCAAAACCTGAAATTATAG
- the NOC3 gene encoding Noc3p (similar to Saccharomyces cerevisiae NOC3 (YLR002C); ancestral locus Anc_5.222), which produces MARQKRTKFAIQERTAKRRKEEDNILEHGSFFNGEYHSLSDDGEHDSVKDRWDDEEQDYELAPRKLNGYDERDMVEGLPIKVDGKVERRLHQSRTVKKVKEDESESEIEEDQKDEFDNINDSDYKKEEEEEEYDTEEKIILLQEEIAELVSKVMEEPEENVAALKRLYTMTTSKNPNTCKFSMLALVTVFNSIIPGYRIRPLTETEKKEKVTKDVAKLRNFEQNLVIIYKRYLENLEQLAKIPNNSDSFIKTNLGNLAISALNNLISTASNFNFRAHFLTILIRRICKPNLKNDPMAVETIKNLESLLDDDTEGNISLDVVRIFSKTIKVRKYNIEESALNILLSLDVLQDYDPNTKDDDAINQNYTKLKKKDRVHLSKKQRKARKELKQIEEEMRKAEETVSAEEREKNQAEILKLVLAMYLNILREASHTLVGSVLEGLAKFGNMANFDLLGDFLEVMKELISDLLAEDLSPPSLRKILLCIVSAFSLIRNHNQMKISMDLSKFIDALYTILPILSMDSDIELSYKSLRLSDPLNNEILKPTVNVSTKAELLLRALDHVFFKSRSGTRQRAAAFTKRVYMCLLHTPERTSIALLKFIDKLMNKYPDIAGLYSTEDRIGNGKFYMEMNSLSRSNPEAATIWENTLLTKHFNPSVVKGVRSIAKRSVEANK; this is translated from the coding sequence ATGGCTAGACAGAAGAGAACTAAATTTGCTATTCAGGAGAGAACTGCTAAAAGAAGGAAGGAGgaagataatattttagagCATGGTTCTTTCTTCAATGGGGAATATCACTCTTTGAGTGACGACGGTGAGCATGATTCTGTAAAAGACAGATGGGATGATGAAGAACAAGATTACGAATTAGCACCGAGAAAACTTAACGGTTACGATGAAAGAGATATGGTTGAAGGATTGCCTATAAAAGTTGATGGTAAAGTGGAAAGAAGATTGCATCAATCCAGAACTGTTAAGAAGGTGAAGGAAGATGAAAGTGAAAGTGAGATTGAAGAAGATCAAAAAGATGAGtttgataatatcaatGATTCAGATTACAAGAAAGAAGAGGAGGAGGAGGAATATGATacagaagaaaaaattatcttaTTACAAGAAGAGATTGCAGAATTAGTAAGTAAAGTGATGGAAGAACCAGAAGAAAACGTAGCTGCATTAAAACGTCTTTACACAATGACAACATCTAAAAACCCAAATACTTGCAAGTTTTCAATGTTAGCATTAGTCACTGTATTTAACAGTATTATCCCTGGTTATAGAATTAGGCCTTTAACTGAAACagaaaagaaggaaaaaGTCACCAAGGATGTTGCCAAATTAAGAAACTTTGAACAGAATTTAGTtataatttacaaaagatatttagaaaatttgGAACAGTTAGCAAAAATACCAAATAACTCTGATAGTTTTATTAAGACAAATCTAGGTAATTTGGCCATAAGTGcattaaacaatttaatatcCACTGCATCGAACTTTAATTTTAGAGCTCATTTTTTGACTATTCTAATTCGTAGAATATGTAAaccaaatttgaaaaatgatcCAATGGCTGTTGAAactattaaaaatttagaatcattattagatGATGACACTGAAGGTAACATATCTTTAGACGTTGTTAGAATTTTCAGCAAAACGATAAAagttagaaaatataatattgaagaatcagctttaaatattctattATCTTTGGATGTCTTACAAGATTACGATCCAAACActaaagatgatgatgctATCAATCAGAACTATACAAAGCTTAAGAAGAAGGATAGAGTTCATTTATCAAAGAAGCAAAGAAAAGCTAGAAAGGAATTAAAACAAATCGAAGAAGAGATGAGAAAAGCTGAAGAAACAGTTTCTGCAGAAGAAAGGGAGAAAAATCAAGCAGAAATATTAAAGCTGGTATTAGCCAtgtatttgaatatattaagagAAGCTTCTCATACTTTAGTCGGTTCGGTGTTGGAAGGTTTGGCCAAGTTTGGTAACATGGCCAATTTTGATTTGTTAGGTGACTTTTTAGAAGTTATGAAAGAACTTATTTCAGACTTATTAGCAGAAGATTTATCACCACCAAGtctaagaaaaatattgctTTGTATTGTCAGtgcattttcattaattagAAATCATAACCAAATGAAAATTAGCATggatttatcaaaattcaTTGATGCTCTATATACAATTTTGCCAATACTGTCTATGGACTctgatattgaattatCTTATAAATCCTTAAGATTATCAGACCCTTTAAATAACGAAATTCTGAAACCTACAGTTAATGTTTCAACTAAAGCTGAGTTATTACTAAGAGCATTAGACCAtgtttttttcaaatcaagATCTGGTACAAGACAAAGAGCTGCAGCTTTTACAAAAAGAGTATACATGTGTTTATTACACACTCCAGAAAGAACTTCAATCgctttattgaaatttattgacAAACTGATGAATAAGTATCCTGATATCGCTGGTTTATATTCTACAGAAGATAGAATTGGTAATGGTAAATTTTATATGGAAATGAACTCGCTTTCTAGAAGTAACCCAGAAGCTGCTACCATTTGGGAAAATACGTTACTGACAAAGCACTTTAACCCAAGTGTAGTAAAAGGTGTACGTTCTATTGCCAAGCGTTCGGTAGAAGCAAATAAATAA
- the TPHA0N00800 gene encoding uncharacterized protein: MKNIMMNSEYGKKSPNNNNLYYSSNNFEKWNGTHESKFVKDMMISKSDKIPTLLRSDHTITYKNTIRFIDKEDKPEMKHLNTKHSAQKSAKSYKFKYSNNYENEHVNKNNKTPIMELDGIQSIDLNLNLTSNYDKLQKKLKKHHSNNKISTQPNDIFITNQFSIAKKHIFNNSNIYDYKSVNTAPHFSSNSKSIKVSHARSLDEINQNITFHGTNIPFKNDNLRNQLGDQFLFKTKNMNIDMLKIYSTVNEKETFNEESLTKENVATDKDNSNTNQADRLIMNVFRSETPAIKTKIRHSEKK; encoded by the coding sequence atgaaaaatataatgatgaatAGTGAATATGGTAAAAAATCacctaataataataacctTTACTATTCtagtaataattttgaaaaatggaatGGTACTCACGAGTCAAAATTTGTAAAGGATATGATGATTTCAAAGTCGGATAAGATACCAACACTTTTAAGGTCCGATCATACAATTACTTATAAAAATACTATTCGTTTCATCGATAAGGAGGATAAACCGGAAATGAAACATTTGAACACTAAGCATAGTGCACAGAAAAGTGCAAAGTCctataaatttaaatactCTAACAATTATGAGAATGAGCAcgtaaataaaaataataagacGCCTATAATGGAATTAGATGGGATTCAGTCTATAGActtgaatttaaatttgactTCAAACTATGATAAATTACAgaaaaaactgaaaaaacatcattcaaataataaaatttcgACACAGCctaatgatatttttataacgaatcaattttcaattgctAAGAaacatattttcaataatagtAACATTTATGACTACAAATCAGTAAATACAGCTCCCCATTTTAGCAGCAATTCTAAATCGATAAAGGTTTCCCATGCTAGGAGTttagatgaaattaatcaaaatataacCTTTCATGGAACAAATATtccttttaaaaatgacaaCTTGCGTAATCAATTAGGTgatcaatttttatttaagacaaaaaatatgaatatcGATATgcttaaaatatattcaacagttaatgaaaaagaGACGTTCAACGAAGAAAGCTTGACGAAGGAAAACGTTGCAACAGATAAAGATAACTCTAATACGAACCAAGCTGATAGACTTATTATGAATGTATTTCGAAGTGAAACACCAGCtattaaaacaaaga